From the Argopecten irradians isolate NY chromosome 13, Ai_NY, whole genome shotgun sequence genome, one window contains:
- the LOC138306459 gene encoding von Willebrand factor A domain-containing protein 7-like isoform X1 encodes MTVLALMLITSVLIVKSCAFKATLSQGDDPAMYTHESITLNGVDRAAAKFLTSTGQFNTTKTDHDDIVREYFGTDTKGYHEYQNRAHQFATAVMNVYKVQKNNPDYTVNSERIRDADAVVKSTRLEIAAILSEGRLSDASVGQLIDKVGTCLMVLQSFYSNTNWVEMMVNGGESFLNFGTLTPFNLSVAESGTDTCRNCDDRFANGCKNNLLVHDRLTSGYLYGQLYYPKPVANPRATEGKCSHGGPDDTGKNNTATGGINKETPDWTRSPHAHLHNMAGLTAVRATESFFMDKVTGLLKDVSRDVVQEIFKLNRTERQVPYLGLALDISASMVTDISSLKHEIVGILSAVMGTDNAPGKYVLSTFAGQANLTNVVTTTDPNEFIRLLNGLTFVPKTSCPTYVMSGIRAAIKACTPHSTVYVATDVDAKDNNLMSTVMEEATEKHISLKFLLTGSCS; translated from the exons ATGACGGTATTAGCCCTTATGTTGATTACATCAGTGCTAATTGTGAAGTCATGTGCATTCAAAGCTACTCTTAGTCAAGGCGATGACCCGGCTATGTATACTCATGAAAGCATTACACTAAATGGAGTGGACAGAGCGGCAGCCAAATTTCTTACATCGACTGGACAATTCAACACAACTAAGACGGATCATGATGATATTGTCAGAGAATACTTCGGAACAG ACACGAAGGGTTACCACGAATACCAGAACCGGGCTCATCAGTTTGCAACGGCTGTGATGAATGTCTACAAGGTACAGAAAAACAACCCAGACTACACCGTCAACAGCGAGAGGATCCGAGacg CCGACGCTGTAGTAAAATCCACACGGTTGGAAATAGCGGCCATCCTATCGGAAGGGCGACTGAGTGACGCCTCGGTAGGTCAACTAATAGACAAGGTGGGGACGTGTCTGATGGTCTTACAGTCCTTCTACAGTAACACTAACTGGGTAGAGATGATGGTTAATGGCGGAGAATCGTTCCTTAACTTTG GAACTCTCACCCCATTCAATTTGAGTGTTGCCGAATCTGGAACCGACACCTGTCGAAATTGTGACGACAGATTCGCTAA TGGCTGTAAAAACAACCTGTTGGTCCACGACCGTCTGACCAGTGGCTATCTGTATGGTCAACTGTATTATCCAAAACCGGTAG CCAACCCACGAGCTACAGAAGGGAAGTGTAGCCATGGAGGACCAGACGACACCGGAAAGAATAACACAGCAACCGGGGGCATAAACAAGGAGACTCCTGATTGGACCAGATCTCCGCATGCGCATCTCCACAACATGGCCGGTCTGACGGCTGTAAGGGCAACGGAATCATTTTTCATGGATAAAG TTACTGGGTTACTGAAAGACGTTAGCCGTGATGTAGTACAGGAAATATTCAAGCTCAATAGAACAGAAAGACAGGTGCCTTATTTAGGATTGGCATTGGATATCTCTGCATCCATGGTTACAGACATAAGCTCACTGAAACATGAGATTGTCGGGATCTTGTCGGCCGTCATGGGAACAGATAATGCCCCAGGGAAATATGTGTTATCGACCTTTGCGGGACAAG CTAACTTAACCAATGTTGTGACCACAACCGATCCAAATGAGTTCATACGGTTGCTGAATGGCCTGACATTTGTACCTAAGACAAGCTGTCCGACTTACGTCATGTCCGGGATCCGTGCTG CTATTAAAGCATGTACGCCTCATTCCACCGTATATGTAGCTACGGACGTTGATGCTAAAGATAATAACCTGATGAGTACTGTGATGGAGGAAGCGACAGAGAAACACATCTCATTGAAGTTTCTTTTAACAGGAAGCTGTTCGTAA
- the LOC138306216 gene encoding hemicentin-1-like — MTVLVWMFVSSVVIITVNAFKATVGQGDDLSMYTHENITLEGVDRASAKYLTSTGQVNTSTATARDVVKGYFGSVTGVLKDDSRDTVKETFQLHKSDRHARAVSMGFAVDITASMVNDVQFLKATVINTLTAVIGTDNAPGRYVLSTFAGQANLTTVVTTTDGHELIRWLDDITFVPKTSCPTYVMSGIRAAIKACTPYSTIYVATDADAKDESLASTVIEEARGKHISLKFPLTGSCP, encoded by the exons atgacGGTATTGGTTTGGATGTTCGTATCGTCAGTTGTTATTATTACAGTCAATGCATTTAAGGCTACCGTCGGTCAAGGAGATGACCTCTCTATGTATACTCATGAGAACATCACCCTGGAGGGAGTAGACAGAGCGTCTGCTAAATATCTTACATCAACTGGACAGGTTAACACCTCCACAGCAACTGCCAGAGATGTTGTCAAGGGTTACTTCGGATCTG TAACGGGAGTTCTGAAAGACGATAGCCGTGATACCGTGAAGGAGACATTCCAGCTACATAAATCAGACAGACACGCACGCGCAGTGTCTATGGGATTTGCAGTCGATATCACTGCGTCCATGGTAAATGACGTACAATTTCTCAAAGCAACAGTTATCAATACTCTTACTGCAGTGATTGGAACGGATAACGCCCCGGGGAGATATGTGTTGTCGACCTTTGCGGGTCAAG CAAACTTAACCACAGTCGTGACTACAACCGACGGACATGAGTTAATACGATGGTTGGATGACATAACATTTGTACCTAAGACCAGCTGTCCGACTTACGTCATGTCCGGGATCCGCGCTG CTATTAAAGCATGTACTCCGTATTCCACCATATACGTTGCTACGGATGCTGATGCTAAAGACGAAAGCCTGGCGAGTACTGTAATAGAGGAGGCAAGAGGGAAACACATCTCTTTGAAATTTCCGTTAACAGGAAGCTGTCCGTAA
- the LOC138306459 gene encoding von Willebrand factor A domain-containing protein 7-like isoform X2: MVISERIRDADAVVKSTRLEIAAILSEGRLSDASVGQLIDKVGTCLMVLQSFYSNTNWVEMMVNGGESFLNFGTLTPFNLSVAESGTDTCRNCDDRFANGCKNNLLVHDRLTSGYLYGQLYYPKPVANPRATEGKCSHGGPDDTGKNNTATGGINKETPDWTRSPHAHLHNMAGLTAVRATESFFMDKVTGLLKDVSRDVVQEIFKLNRTERQVPYLGLALDISASMVTDISSLKHEIVGILSAVMGTDNAPGKYVLSTFAGQANLTNVVTTTDPNEFIRLLNGLTFVPKTSCPTYVMSGIRAAIKACTPHSTVYVATDVDAKDNNLMSTVMEEATEKHISLKFLLTGSCS; this comes from the exons ATGGTTATCTCCGAGAGGATCCGAGACG CCGACGCTGTAGTAAAATCCACACGGTTGGAAATAGCGGCCATCCTATCGGAAGGGCGACTGAGTGACGCCTCGGTAGGTCAACTAATAGACAAGGTGGGGACGTGTCTGATGGTCTTACAGTCCTTCTACAGTAACACTAACTGGGTAGAGATGATGGTTAATGGCGGAGAATCGTTCCTTAACTTTG GAACTCTCACCCCATTCAATTTGAGTGTTGCCGAATCTGGAACCGACACCTGTCGAAATTGTGACGACAGATTCGCTAA TGGCTGTAAAAACAACCTGTTGGTCCACGACCGTCTGACCAGTGGCTATCTGTATGGTCAACTGTATTATCCAAAACCGGTAG CCAACCCACGAGCTACAGAAGGGAAGTGTAGCCATGGAGGACCAGACGACACCGGAAAGAATAACACAGCAACCGGGGGCATAAACAAGGAGACTCCTGATTGGACCAGATCTCCGCATGCGCATCTCCACAACATGGCCGGTCTGACGGCTGTAAGGGCAACGGAATCATTTTTCATGGATAAAG TTACTGGGTTACTGAAAGACGTTAGCCGTGATGTAGTACAGGAAATATTCAAGCTCAATAGAACAGAAAGACAGGTGCCTTATTTAGGATTGGCATTGGATATCTCTGCATCCATGGTTACAGACATAAGCTCACTGAAACATGAGATTGTCGGGATCTTGTCGGCCGTCATGGGAACAGATAATGCCCCAGGGAAATATGTGTTATCGACCTTTGCGGGACAAG CTAACTTAACCAATGTTGTGACCACAACCGATCCAAATGAGTTCATACGGTTGCTGAATGGCCTGACATTTGTACCTAAGACAAGCTGTCCGACTTACGTCATGTCCGGGATCCGTGCTG CTATTAAAGCATGTACGCCTCATTCCACCGTATATGTAGCTACGGACGTTGATGCTAAAGATAATAACCTGATGAGTACTGTGATGGAGGAAGCGACAGAGAAACACATCTCATTGAAGTTTCTTTTAACAGGAAGCTGTTCGTAA